In a single window of the Agrobacterium vitis genome:
- a CDS encoding riboflavin synthase, translating to MFTGIVTDIGTVEEVVPLKEGVKLRIATSYDPATIDMGASIAHSGTCLTVTGLPETGSNARWFEVEAWEEALRLTTIGSWQKGTRINLERSLKIGDELGGHIVSGHVDDKAEILAIKAEGDATRFTLRVPEHLARFVAPKGSVALDGTSLTVNGVEGCDFDILLIRHTLEVTTWGDREVGDFVNFEVDTMARYAARLAEFPKA from the coding sequence ATGTTTACAGGCATTGTCACCGATATAGGCACCGTGGAAGAAGTCGTGCCTCTGAAGGAAGGCGTAAAGCTGCGCATCGCCACATCCTATGATCCGGCAACGATCGACATGGGCGCGTCCATCGCGCATTCCGGGACCTGCCTGACAGTCACCGGTCTGCCTGAAACAGGCAGCAATGCGCGGTGGTTTGAAGTGGAAGCCTGGGAAGAAGCCCTGCGACTGACCACCATCGGCAGCTGGCAAAAAGGCACACGGATCAACCTGGAACGCTCGTTGAAAATCGGCGACGAACTTGGCGGCCATATCGTCTCGGGTCATGTCGATGACAAGGCCGAGATCCTGGCGATCAAAGCCGAAGGCGATGCGACCCGATTCACCCTGCGGGTACCCGAGCACCTGGCCCGTTTCGTCGCTCCGAAGGGTTCGGTTGCGCTGGACGGAACCTCGCTCACGGTCAATGGTGTCGAGGGCTGCGACTTTGACATCCTGCTGATCCGCCACACGCTGGAAGTGACCACCTGGGGCGACCGGGAAGTCGGCGATTTCGTCAATTTCGAAGTCGATACCATGGCGCGCTATGCGGCAAGGCTCGCGGAATTTCCAAAGGCGTAA
- the glyA gene encoding serine hydroxymethyltransferase, whose translation MANTDAFFSRPLAESDPDIFGAIEKELGRQRHEIELIASENIVSRAVLEAQGSIMTNKYAEGYPGKRYYGGCQFVDIAEELAIERAKKLFGVNFANVQPNSGSQMNQAVFLALLQPGDTFMGLDLNSGGHLTHGSPVNMSGKWFNVVSYGVRQDDNLLDMDAVAESARKHKPKLIIAGGTAYSRIWDWKRFREIADEVGAYLMVDMAHIAGLVAGNQHPSPFPHCHVATTTTHKSLRGPRGGMILTNDEDLAKKFNSAVFPGLQGGPLMHVIAAKAVAFGEALQPEFQDYAAQVVKNAKALSETLVKGGLDIVSGGTDNHLMLVDLRKKNATGKRAEAALGRAYVTCNKNGIPFDPEKPFVTSGVRLGTPAGTTRGFKEAEFIEIGNLIVEVLDGLKAANSDEGNSAVEASVREKVVGLTGRFPMYPYL comes from the coding sequence ATGGCCAATACCGATGCTTTCTTTTCCCGTCCGCTTGCCGAGTCCGACCCGGATATTTTTGGTGCGATTGAGAAGGAGCTCGGTCGTCAACGCCATGAAATCGAGCTGATCGCCTCCGAAAATATCGTCTCGCGCGCTGTGCTGGAAGCACAGGGCTCGATCATGACCAACAAATATGCCGAGGGCTATCCGGGCAAGCGCTATTATGGCGGCTGCCAGTTCGTCGATATTGCCGAGGAATTGGCGATCGAGCGTGCCAAGAAGCTGTTCGGCGTCAATTTTGCCAATGTTCAGCCCAATTCCGGTTCGCAGATGAACCAGGCCGTGTTCTTGGCTTTGTTGCAGCCCGGCGATACCTTCATGGGTCTCGATCTGAATTCCGGGGGCCATCTCACCCACGGTTCGCCGGTCAACATGTCCGGCAAGTGGTTCAATGTCGTTTCTTACGGCGTGCGCCAGGACGACAATCTGCTGGATATGGATGCGGTGGCCGAATCCGCCCGCAAGCATAAGCCCAAGCTGATCATCGCCGGTGGCACCGCCTATTCGCGGATCTGGGACTGGAAGCGCTTCCGCGAGATCGCAGACGAAGTCGGCGCCTATCTGATGGTCGATATGGCCCATATCGCCGGTCTGGTCGCTGGCAATCAGCATCCGTCGCCGTTCCCGCATTGCCACGTTGCCACCACCACGACCCACAAGTCGTTGCGTGGCCCGCGTGGCGGCATGATCCTCACCAATGACGAGGATCTGGCCAAGAAGTTCAATTCGGCTGTTTTCCCTGGCCTCCAGGGTGGCCCACTGATGCATGTGATCGCTGCCAAGGCGGTTGCTTTCGGCGAAGCCTTGCAGCCGGAATTCCAGGATTATGCCGCTCAGGTGGTAAAGAACGCCAAGGCCCTGTCCGAGACCCTGGTCAAGGGTGGCCTCGACATCGTCTCCGGCGGTACCGACAACCATTTGATGCTGGTCGACCTGCGCAAAAAGAACGCCACCGGCAAGCGCGCCGAGGCAGCACTTGGCCGCGCCTATGTCACCTGCAACAAGAACGGCATTCCCTTCGATCCTGAAAAGCCTTTCGTTACCTCGGGTGTTCGTCTCGGAACACCGGCTGGCACGACCCGTGGCTTCAAGGAGGCCGAATTCATCGAGATCGGCAATCTGATTGTTGAAGTTCTCGACGGTCTGAAAGCTGCCAATTCCGACGAGGGCAATAGCGCCGTCGAGGCAAGCGTGCGCGAGAAGGTCGTTGGCCTGACGGGCCGTTTCCCGATGTATCCTTACCTGTAA
- the ribD gene encoding bifunctional diaminohydroxyphosphoribosylaminopyrimidine deaminase/5-amino-6-(5-phosphoribosylamino)uracil reductase RibD, protein MVREQPDDQRFMAAAIRLGRSHLGQTLTNPSVGCVIVADGKIIGSAVTAIGGRPHAERQALAIAGEKARGATAYVTLEPCSHHGKTPPCADALVEAGVARVVVAVTDPDPRVSGRGLSILTDAGIEVVTGVLEREARYGLAGYLTRQTKQRPHVTLKLALSRDGMIGRAGEGQVAITGPLARTQVQLLRAESDAILVGIGTAKADDPELTVRLAGQTHLSPMRIVLDRRLELPLGSKLVKTAGQMPTVCACGEPSSFTCMESFEASRTALQAVGVDVWPVADLDDLLGQLAVQGMSSLLVEGGAAAAKAFLNAGLVDRIHLYQGPDEIGRSGLASPITPANIPENFRHLRSVTFGADRFDEYERDF, encoded by the coding sequence ATGGTGCGCGAACAGCCCGATGATCAGCGGTTCATGGCGGCAGCGATCCGGCTCGGCCGCAGTCATCTTGGGCAAACGCTGACAAACCCATCAGTTGGCTGCGTTATCGTCGCCGATGGAAAAATCATAGGATCAGCCGTTACAGCCATTGGCGGACGCCCGCATGCGGAGCGTCAGGCCCTGGCGATTGCCGGTGAAAAAGCCCGGGGCGCGACGGCCTATGTGACGCTTGAACCCTGTTCCCATCATGGCAAGACCCCGCCTTGTGCCGACGCGCTGGTTGAGGCTGGCGTGGCACGGGTTGTCGTTGCCGTCACCGACCCGGACCCGCGTGTTTCAGGCCGCGGTCTGTCCATCCTGACGGACGCGGGGATTGAGGTGGTGACCGGCGTGCTGGAGCGCGAGGCGCGCTATGGTCTCGCCGGCTATTTGACCCGCCAGACGAAACAGCGCCCACATGTGACGCTGAAACTGGCCCTGTCGCGTGATGGCATGATTGGCCGGGCGGGCGAGGGGCAGGTGGCGATTACCGGGCCGCTGGCCCGTACCCAGGTGCAGTTGCTGCGCGCTGAAAGTGATGCCATTCTGGTCGGGATTGGCACGGCAAAGGCCGATGATCCGGAACTGACGGTGCGGCTGGCTGGACAGACCCATCTGTCGCCGATGCGCATCGTGCTCGACCGGCGGCTGGAACTGCCACTTGGCTCGAAACTGGTGAAAACGGCGGGTCAAATGCCAACGGTTTGCGCCTGCGGTGAGCCTTCCAGCTTTACCTGCATGGAAAGTTTCGAGGCGAGCCGCACGGCATTGCAGGCTGTGGGCGTTGATGTCTGGCCGGTCGCCGATCTTGACGATCTCCTGGGTCAACTGGCTGTGCAGGGCATGTCTTCCCTGCTGGTCGAAGGTGGGGCTGCTGCGGCAAAGGCCTTCCTGAACGCGGGCCTGGTGGATCGCATCCATCTTTACCAGGGACCGGATGAAATCGGCCGTAGTGGTCTTGCATCGCCGATCACGCCTGCCAATATACCGGAAAATTTTCGTCATCTGCGCAGTGTGACCTTCGGCGCGGATCGGTTTGATGAATATGAGCGGGATTTCTGA
- the nrdR gene encoding transcriptional regulator NrdR encodes MRCPFCGSDDTQVKDSRPAEDNSAIRRRRICPDCGGRFTTFERVQLRELTVLKKTGRKAPFDRNKLVRSFEIALRKRPVDRDRIERAVSGIVRRLESSGETEISSEQIGLQVLEALKSLDDVAFVRYASVYRDFSHAEDFEQVISEITAKISQDHEPG; translated from the coding sequence ATGCGGTGCCCGTTTTGCGGTTCGGACGATACCCAGGTCAAGGATTCACGCCCGGCGGAGGACAATAGCGCCATCCGCCGGCGTCGGATCTGCCCGGATTGCGGCGGCCGCTTCACCACGTTCGAGCGCGTGCAACTGCGCGAGCTGACCGTGTTGAAAAAGACGGGCCGCAAGGCGCCTTTCGACCGCAACAAGCTGGTGCGGTCTTTCGAGATTGCCCTTCGCAAACGTCCCGTCGACCGGGACCGGATCGAAAGGGCAGTCTCGGGCATCGTCAGGCGGCTGGAAAGCTCCGGCGAGACGGAAATTTCCTCCGAACAGATCGGCTTGCAGGTGCTGGAAGCGCTGAAAAGTCTCGATGACGTGGCTTTCGTGCGTTACGCCTCGGTCTATCGCGATTTTTCCCATGCCGAGGATTTCGAGCAGGTCATTTCCGAAATTACCGCCAAGATTTCCCAGGATCACGAGCCGGGGTAA
- the nusB gene encoding transcription antitermination factor NusB, with translation MTTENNKPPVKTANQRGAARLAAVQALYQMDIGGTGVLEVVAEYETHRLGQEIDGETYLKADASWFRSIVAGVVRDQTKIDPLIRQALQDDWSLARVDSTVRAILRAGTFELLERKDVPIAVIVTEYVEIAHAFFQEDEPKLVNAVLDRIAKQVRVPAVK, from the coding sequence ATGACGACCGAAAATAACAAACCACCGGTAAAGACCGCCAACCAGCGCGGCGCAGCACGGCTTGCCGCCGTGCAGGCGCTTTACCAGATGGATATCGGCGGCACCGGCGTTCTCGAAGTCGTTGCTGAATACGAGACCCATCGTCTCGGTCAGGAAATCGACGGCGAAACCTATCTGAAGGCCGATGCCTCCTGGTTTCGCTCCATCGTGGCCGGTGTGGTCCGCGACCAGACCAAGATCGACCCGCTGATCCGTCAGGCCTTGCAGGATGATTGGTCGCTGGCCCGGGTGGACAGCACCGTGCGGGCCATTCTGCGGGCTGGTACGTTTGAATTGCTGGAACGCAAGGATGTTCCTATTGCGGTGATCGTCACGGAATATGTCGAGATTGCCCACGCCTTTTTCCAGGAAGATGAGCCCAAGCTGGTCAATGCGGTGCTTGACCGGATTGCCAAGCAGGTCAGGGTTCCCGCAGTCAAGTAA
- the ribH gene encoding 6,7-dimethyl-8-ribityllumazine synthase: MSDQYSAPHLLIVEARFYDDMADALLDGAKAVLDEAGASYDIVTVMGALEVPAAISMALDGADNGGVVYDGYVALGMVIRGETYHFDIVANESSRALMDLSVSESLAIGNGILTVENDEQAWARVKRTDKDKGGFAARAALTMIALKQKFGG; encoded by the coding sequence ATGTCTGACCAGTATTCCGCACCGCACCTTCTTATTGTCGAGGCCCGTTTCTACGACGACATGGCCGATGCGCTTCTGGACGGCGCCAAGGCGGTGCTGGATGAGGCTGGCGCCAGCTATGACATCGTTACTGTCATGGGCGCGCTCGAAGTTCCCGCAGCGATTTCCATGGCGCTCGACGGCGCCGACAATGGCGGCGTGGTCTATGATGGCTATGTGGCTCTCGGCATGGTTATCAGGGGCGAGACCTATCACTTCGATATCGTCGCCAACGAATCCTCCCGCGCCCTGATGGATCTTTCCGTCTCAGAATCGCTTGCCATCGGCAACGGCATCCTGACGGTGGAGAATGACGAACAGGCCTGGGCCCGCGTCAAGCGGACGGACAAGGATAAGGGTGGCTTTGCCGCTCGCGCCGCCCTGACGATGATTGCCCTGAAGCAGAAATTTGGTGGTTGA